From a region of the Bradyrhizobium sp. KBS0727 genome:
- a CDS encoding antibiotic biosynthesis monooxygenase: MYAAIRQGKAKAGKVEELTRRIKEGAIPVISGVEGFMGYYVVYTPDDTVIAISLFNNFAGAEESNKRALAWIEHDLEQLLTGPATAVAGPVIVHTLA; this comes from the coding sequence ATGTACGCTGCCATACGTCAAGGCAAGGCAAAGGCCGGCAAGGTCGAAGAGCTGACGCGCCGGATCAAGGAGGGTGCTATTCCCGTGATCAGCGGGGTCGAAGGCTTCATGGGCTATTACGTGGTCTATACGCCCGACGACACCGTGATCGCGATCAGCCTGTTCAACAATTTTGCGGGCGCCGAGGAATCCAACAAGCGCGCGCTGGCCTGGATCGAGCATGATCTTGAGCAGCTGCTCACTGGGCCGGCGACGGCGGTGGCCGGGCCGGTGATCGTGCATACGCTGGCGTAG
- a CDS encoding alpha/beta fold hydrolase, translating to MVAVTVVAALAVLALVTQAGVMLVQRAHPASGVMVGVAGASLHIVELGPRDAAGPPIVLLHGASSNLEAMRRPLGEHLAKNHRVILIDRPGHGWSTRARLDDTTPEIQGRMIDEALARLGIGKAILVVHSWAGALGARMALDYPERVAGLVMLAPVAYPWPGGVGRYNKIVALPVIGPLLAYTITLPLGAVLAEPGARGVFFPQAMPDRYISDTATMLLVRPREFLANAHDLAALKAAVAEQAQRYAEIKAPVTIISGDGSDKTVSTHIHSQPLAATAPNAKLIVLPGVGHMVQNAAPDRVMAEIEAMIGRTMPRAGATAAN from the coding sequence ATGGTGGCGGTGACGGTCGTGGCCGCGCTGGCGGTTCTGGCGCTGGTCACGCAGGCCGGCGTTATGTTGGTGCAGCGGGCCCATCCTGCGTCAGGCGTTATGGTTGGGGTGGCCGGGGCCAGCCTTCACATCGTCGAACTCGGCCCGCGCGATGCCGCCGGTCCGCCGATCGTGCTGCTGCACGGCGCCAGCTCCAATCTCGAAGCGATGCGGCGGCCGCTCGGCGAGCACTTGGCGAAAAATCACCGCGTGATCCTGATCGACCGCCCCGGGCACGGCTGGAGCACGCGCGCGCGCCTGGACGACACGACGCCCGAAATCCAGGGCCGGATGATCGACGAGGCACTGGCCAGGCTCGGCATCGGCAAGGCGATCCTGGTGGTGCATTCCTGGGCCGGTGCGCTCGGCGCGCGGATGGCGCTGGATTATCCGGAGCGCGTCGCGGGTCTCGTGATGCTGGCGCCGGTGGCCTATCCATGGCCGGGCGGCGTCGGGCGCTACAACAAGATCGTGGCCTTGCCGGTGATCGGCCCGCTTTTGGCCTACACGATCACGCTGCCGCTCGGCGCCGTTCTGGCCGAGCCCGGCGCGCGCGGCGTGTTCTTTCCGCAGGCGATGCCAGACCGATATATCAGCGATACCGCGACGATGTTGCTGGTGCGGCCGCGCGAATTCCTCGCCAATGCGCACGACCTGGCGGCGCTGAAGGCGGCCGTCGCCGAGCAGGCGCAGCGCTATGCCGAGATCAAGGCGCCGGTCACGATCATTTCGGGCGACGGCTCGGACAAGACGGTGTCGACCCATATCCACTCGCAGCCGCTGGCCGCCACCGCGCCCAATGCCAAACTGATCGTGCTGCCCGGCGTTGGCCACATGGTGCAGAACGCGGCGCCCGATCGCGTGATGGCCGAGATCGAGGCGATGATCGGTAGAACCATGCCGCGCGCGGGGGCGACGGCAGCGAACTGA
- the cycA gene encoding cytochrome c-550 CycA: MIKLTLSALIALTSMTAAASSALAQDADLAAGKASFNKCLACHAIGDGAKNKVGPELNGLDGRKSGTAEGYSYSDANKNSGITWNEAQFKEYIKDPKAKIPGTKMAFAGIKNETEINNLWAYVSQYDKDGKTKSK, from the coding sequence ATGATCAAACTGACCTTGAGCGCGCTGATTGCCCTAACCTCCATGACCGCCGCGGCGTCGAGCGCGCTGGCGCAGGACGCCGACCTCGCGGCCGGCAAGGCCTCGTTCAACAAGTGCCTGGCCTGCCACGCCATCGGCGACGGCGCCAAGAACAAGGTCGGCCCCGAACTGAATGGGCTCGACGGCCGCAAGTCCGGCACCGCGGAAGGCTATTCCTATTCGGACGCCAACAAGAACTCCGGCATCACCTGGAACGAGGCCCAGTTCAAGGAGTACATCAAGGACCCGAAGGCCAAGATTCCCGGTACCAAGATGGCCTTCGCCGGCATCAAGAACGAGACCGAGATCAACAATCTCTGGGCTTACGTCTCGCAATACGACAAGGACGGTAAGACCAAGTCCAAGTAA
- the glcF gene encoding glycolate oxidase subunit GlcF has protein sequence MKTEFSLAQLADPDIAEADKILRACVHCGFCTATCPTYVLLGDELDSPRGRIYLIKEMLEKDKPPTPEVVKHIDRCLSCLACMTTCPSGVNYMHLVDQARVRIERDFSRPLPERILRAVLAFVLPRPKLFRASMILARLGRPFVALLPAPKPAATPSLLRRIKAMLALAPNRLPAPGPSGGSVFPAIGDKRGRVALLQGCAQQVLAPRINQAAINLLTRHGIEVVLVKDEQCCGALTHHLGQDGDALARARGNVSVWRREAEQGGLDAILVTASGCGTVIKDYGFMLREDREFAGPAAQISALAKDITEYLGGLDLHPSTQRGDVTIAYHSACSLQHGQKITQLPKDLLSKNGFVVKDVPESHLCCGSAGTYNILQPDIASRLRDRKVANIATVKPDMIAAGNIGCMVQIAGGTSVPVVHTIELLDWATGGPKPELRETRN, from the coding sequence ATGAAAACCGAATTCTCACTCGCCCAACTCGCCGACCCCGATATCGCCGAAGCCGACAAGATCCTGCGCGCCTGCGTGCATTGCGGCTTCTGCACCGCGACCTGTCCGACCTATGTGCTGCTCGGCGACGAACTCGATAGCCCGCGCGGCCGGATCTACCTGATCAAGGAGATGCTGGAGAAGGACAAGCCGCCGACGCCGGAAGTGGTCAAGCACATCGACCGCTGCCTTTCCTGCCTGGCTTGCATGACCACCTGTCCGTCGGGGGTGAACTACATGCACCTGGTCGACCAGGCGCGGGTCCGGATCGAGCGGGATTTCTCCAGGCCGCTGCCGGAGCGGATCCTGCGCGCGGTGCTGGCCTTCGTGCTGCCGCGGCCAAAGCTGTTTCGCGCCAGCATGATCCTGGCGCGGCTTGGCCGGCCGTTCGTCGCTCTGTTGCCGGCGCCGAAGCCTGCGGCGACCCCCTCGCTACTGCGGCGGATCAAGGCGATGCTGGCGCTGGCGCCGAACCGTCTGCCGGCGCCGGGACCGTCAGGCGGAAGCGTTTTTCCGGCCATCGGCGACAAGCGGGGGCGGGTCGCGCTGCTGCAGGGTTGCGCCCAGCAGGTGCTGGCGCCGCGGATCAACCAGGCCGCCATCAACCTCTTGACGCGCCATGGCATCGAGGTCGTGCTGGTCAAGGACGAGCAATGCTGCGGCGCGCTCACCCATCACCTCGGGCAGGACGGCGATGCGCTGGCGCGAGCCCGCGGCAACGTCAGCGTGTGGCGAAGGGAAGCGGAGCAAGGCGGCCTCGACGCTATCCTGGTGACCGCCTCCGGCTGCGGGACCGTCATCAAGGACTACGGTTTCATGCTGCGCGAGGACCGCGAATTCGCCGGCCCCGCCGCGCAAATATCCGCTCTCGCAAAGGATATCACCGAGTATCTCGGCGGCCTCGATCTCCATCCGTCGACACAGCGGGGCGACGTAACGATCGCCTATCACTCGGCTTGTTCGCTGCAGCACGGACAGAAAATCACGCAGCTTCCGAAAGATTTGCTTTCCAAGAATGGATTCGTGGTGAAAGATGTACCCGAGAGCCATTTGTGTTGCGGTTCGGCGGGGACCTACAACATTCTCCAGCCCGACATTGCGAGCAGGTTGCGCGATCGAAAGGTCGCCAATATTGCGACAGTCAAACCGGACATGATCGCTGCGGGCAATATTGGGTGCATGGTTCAAATTGCCGGCGGTACGTCAGTTCCTGTGGTGCACACCATTGAGCTTCTCGATTGGGCGACAGGAGGTCCCAAACCTGAATTGAGAGAGACCCGGAATTGA
- a CDS encoding FAD-binding protein codes for MDTLKVRDAKDVEQVVRAAIASEQPLEITGHGTRRQIGQPMATNALLDLSALNAVSAYEPNELIITVQAGAPLADVQSLIDSKNQQFAFEPIDTSLLLGMSGNGTIGGMIGAGLAGPRRIKAGGARDHLLGAHAVSGFGDSFKTGGRVVKNVTGYDLCKLLTGSWGTLAVMTEVTLKVMPKPESERTLMLRALDDLTANRAMTAALGSPFDVSGAAHLPNSVFRPAEGMLAELGSQGQAVTLIRLEGIAASVADRAGSLSKALAPFGAVEILQDAASVAAWRAIRDIEPFAARGSLGAWPVWRIVCPPAAGGALGQALARDSGGDVIYDWGGGLIWAALPPRPDAQAALVRQRVEAAGGHAMLVRASEPVRRNVDVFHPQPGGLASLSERVRHSFDPKTILNRGRLTRGSAT; via the coding sequence GTGGACACTCTCAAGGTACGTGACGCCAAAGACGTCGAACAGGTGGTGCGGGCGGCGATCGCCAGCGAGCAGCCGCTCGAGATCACCGGTCATGGCACCCGGCGCCAGATCGGCCAGCCGATGGCGACCAATGCGCTGCTCGACCTGTCCGCGCTGAATGCGGTCTCCGCCTACGAGCCGAACGAACTGATCATCACGGTGCAGGCCGGCGCCCCGCTCGCCGACGTGCAGTCGCTGATCGATTCCAAGAACCAGCAATTCGCGTTCGAGCCGATCGACACCTCGCTGCTGCTCGGCATGTCCGGCAACGGCACCATCGGCGGCATGATCGGCGCGGGCCTCGCCGGTCCCCGCCGCATCAAGGCCGGCGGCGCCCGCGATCACCTCCTGGGCGCGCATGCGGTGTCCGGCTTCGGCGACAGCTTCAAGACCGGGGGCAGGGTGGTGAAGAACGTCACCGGCTACGATCTCTGCAAATTGCTGACGGGGTCGTGGGGCACGCTGGCGGTGATGACCGAAGTGACGTTGAAAGTGATGCCGAAGCCCGAAAGCGAGCGGACGCTGATGCTGCGCGCGCTCGACGACCTGACCGCGAACCGGGCGATGACGGCGGCGCTCGGCTCGCCCTTCGACGTCTCGGGCGCGGCGCATCTGCCGAATTCGGTGTTCCGGCCGGCCGAAGGCATGCTGGCGGAGCTGGGGTCTCAGGGCCAGGCGGTCACGCTGATCCGGCTGGAAGGCATTGCGGCCTCGGTCGCGGATCGCGCCGGTTCACTGTCCAAAGCACTCGCGCCGTTTGGGGCGGTGGAGATTTTGCAGGATGCGGCCTCCGTCGCGGCCTGGCGTGCGATCCGCGATATCGAGCCGTTCGCGGCGCGCGGCTCGCTCGGCGCCTGGCCGGTGTGGCGGATCGTCTGTCCGCCGGCCGCCGGCGGCGCCCTTGGCCAGGCGCTGGCGCGCGATAGCGGGGGCGACGTGATCTATGACTGGGGCGGCGGCCTGATCTGGGCGGCGTTGCCGCCCAGGCCGGACGCGCAGGCGGCGTTGGTGCGCCAGCGCGTCGAGGCCGCCGGCGGCCACGCCATGCTGGTCCGGGCCTCCGAACCGGTACGGCGCAACGTCGATGTGTTCCATCCGCAACCGGGCGGTCTCGCGTCGTTGAGCGAACGGGTGCGGCACAGCTTCGATCCCAAGACCATTCTCAACCGCGGCCGGCTGACGCGGGGATCTGCGACATGA
- a CDS encoding tetratricopeptide repeat protein, with amino-acid sequence MAFAQSDTPRDPRVIPPPKSQKKLPEAPSKLPKVGADRTRGLDFLFGALKAAPDEASAKHVEARIWAMWMQTPSDTAALLMLRAKAAMDAQQMDVALKLLDAVVKLRPDYVEAWNRRATLFYLKNDYAHSLEDIREVLIREPRHFGALAGLGMIMQDIGDEKRALDAFRKALAVNPHLEKVPELVKTLTEKVEGRDI; translated from the coding sequence ATGGCTTTTGCCCAGAGCGACACGCCCCGCGATCCCCGGGTCATTCCCCCGCCGAAGAGCCAGAAGAAGCTGCCGGAAGCACCGAGCAAGCTGCCCAAGGTCGGCGCAGATCGCACCCGCGGACTGGATTTCCTGTTCGGCGCGCTAAAGGCCGCGCCCGATGAAGCCAGCGCCAAGCATGTCGAAGCGCGGATCTGGGCGATGTGGATGCAGACCCCGAGCGACACTGCGGCGCTGTTGATGCTGCGCGCCAAGGCGGCGATGGACGCGCAGCAGATGGATGTTGCGCTCAAACTGCTCGATGCCGTGGTCAAGCTGCGGCCCGATTATGTCGAGGCCTGGAATCGGCGCGCGACGCTGTTTTATCTGAAGAACGACTATGCGCATTCGCTCGAGGACATCCGCGAGGTGCTGATCCGCGAGCCCCGCCATTTCGGCGCGCTGGCCGGCCTCGGCATGATCATGCAGGACATCGGCGACGAGAAGCGCGCGCTCGACGCGTTCCGCAAGGCGCTCGCCGTCAACCCGCACCTCGAAAAGGTGCCGGAGCTGGTCAAGACGCTGACCGAAAAGGTCGAAGGCCGCGATATCTGA
- the ykgO gene encoding type B 50S ribosomal protein L36, with protein MKVRNSLKSLRGRHRNNRLVRRKGRVYVINKVQRRFKARQG; from the coding sequence ATGAAGGTCCGTAACTCGTTGAAATCGCTGCGCGGCCGTCACCGCAACAACCGTCTGGTCCGCCGCAAGGGCCGGGTTTACGTGATCAACAAGGTGCAGCGCCGCTTCAAGGCTCGCCAAGGCTGA
- a CDS encoding FAD-linked oxidase C-terminal domain-containing protein, with product MAIMMPASDQAVLDRRDAIVAALRAIVPGEGVIDTPAEMLPYESDGLMAYRQPPMVVVLPDTTEQVSKVLKYCSEQGIKVVPRGSGTSLSGGALPLADGVLLGLGKFKRIREIDFDNRVVVTEPGVTNLAISQAVAHAGFYYAPDPSSQIACSIGGNVAENSGGVHCLKYGMTTNNVLGCEIVLMSGEILKIGGKSAENAGYDLMGIITGSEGLLGVITEITVRILQKPETARALMVGFAEVEAAGECVARIIGAGIIPGGMEMMDKPAIHAAEAFVHAGYPLDVEALLIIELDGPSVEVDELIRRVEAIAQGCGSTTCQISTSETERNLFWAGRKAAFPAVGRISPDYLCMDGTIPRGALPKALARIRELSEKYGLGVANVFHAGDGNLHPLILYDANRPGEMEKAEAFGADILRCCVELGGVLTGEHGVGIEKRDLMPEMFTEIDLNQQQRLKCAFDADGLLNPGKVFPTLHRCAELGRVHVHGGKLAFPELPRF from the coding sequence GTGGCCATCATGATGCCGGCTTCCGATCAGGCGGTTCTGGATCGGCGCGACGCCATCGTCGCCGCCTTGCGTGCGATCGTGCCGGGCGAGGGCGTGATCGATACGCCTGCCGAAATGCTCCCCTACGAGTCCGACGGGCTGATGGCGTACCGCCAGCCGCCGATGGTCGTGGTGCTGCCCGACACCACCGAACAGGTCTCGAAAGTCCTGAAATACTGCTCCGAACAGGGCATCAAGGTGGTGCCGCGCGGCTCCGGCACGTCGCTGTCCGGCGGCGCGCTGCCGCTGGCCGACGGCGTGCTGCTGGGCCTGGGCAAGTTCAAGCGCATCCGCGAGATCGATTTCGACAACCGCGTCGTGGTCACCGAGCCCGGCGTCACCAATCTCGCCATCAGCCAGGCGGTGGCGCATGCCGGCTTCTACTATGCGCCGGATCCGTCGTCGCAGATCGCCTGCTCGATCGGCGGCAACGTCGCGGAAAACTCCGGCGGGGTGCATTGCCTGAAATACGGCATGACCACCAACAACGTGCTCGGTTGCGAAATCGTGCTGATGTCGGGCGAAATCCTGAAAATCGGCGGCAAGTCGGCGGAAAATGCCGGCTATGACTTGATGGGGATTATCACCGGCTCCGAAGGCCTGCTCGGCGTCATCACCGAGATCACGGTGCGGATCCTGCAAAAGCCCGAGACCGCCCGCGCGCTGATGGTCGGTTTCGCCGAGGTCGAGGCCGCCGGCGAATGCGTGGCCCGCATCATCGGCGCCGGCATCATTCCGGGCGGCATGGAGATGATGGACAAGCCCGCGATCCACGCCGCCGAAGCCTTCGTCCACGCCGGCTACCCGCTCGATGTCGAGGCGCTCCTGATCATCGAGCTCGATGGGCCGAGCGTCGAAGTCGACGAACTGATCCGCCGCGTCGAGGCGATCGCGCAGGGCTGCGGCTCGACCACCTGCCAGATTTCCACGTCCGAGACCGAGCGCAACCTGTTCTGGGCCGGCCGCAAGGCGGCGTTTCCGGCGGTGGGCCGGATTTCGCCGGACTATCTCTGCATGGACGGCACCATTCCGCGCGGCGCGCTGCCCAAGGCGCTGGCGCGTATTCGCGAGCTGTCGGAAAAATACGGTCTCGGCGTCGCCAACGTGTTTCACGCCGGCGACGGCAATCTGCACCCGCTGATCCTGTACGACGCCAACAGGCCCGGCGAGATGGAGAAGGCGGAAGCTTTCGGCGCCGACATTCTGCGCTGCTGCGTCGAACTCGGCGGCGTGCTCACCGGCGAACATGGCGTCGGCATCGAGAAGCGCGACCTGATGCCGGAAATGTTCACCGAGATCGATCTCAACCAGCAGCAGCGGCTGAAATGCGCGTTCGACGCCGACGGCCTGCTCAATCCCGGCAAGGTGTTTCCGACGCTGCACCGTTGCGCCGAGCTCGGCCGCGTCCATGTGCACGGCGGCAAGCTGGCGTTTCCCGAACTTCCGCGGTTTTGA